One window of Nymphaea colorata isolate Beijing-Zhang1983 chromosome 1, ASM883128v2, whole genome shotgun sequence genomic DNA carries:
- the LOC116245910 gene encoding uncharacterized protein LOC116245910 isoform X1: protein MIMVVQEDHVQSCESGTEDCKTTSISEAEKEESQETTSTSYEGADEEESSEICRVCQSAEPDRRGDAALVFLNIIPPIDADSQGVGENSSGHKDNTRNAHDGVGDPKDSETEPTFLKFVSPEGEVFICSAGLEAGSYHYHDALINLGCSCKNDLALVHYACALKWFINHGSTVCEICGSIATNIRTADFHKVIFLLKECESLRERTAAGELTPVHMQSNPRADPDAVAAIRLLRLTEISLWFNPQNHFTTLSQGTIDQASTIPAEETSSNVNRATKWAVESAGILVATGLLTITLAWLIAPRIGKKTARSGLHIFLGGLCALTIVVFLRFVCAVARRVILSNHNRQYGFNPPYA from the exons ATGATAATGGTTGTGCAAGAAGACCATGTTCAATCTTGCGAATCTGGAACTGAGGACTGtaaaacaacttcaatttctGAAGCCGAAAAGGAGGAGAGCCAGGAGACCACCTCTACATCTTATGAAGGTGCAGACGAGGAAGAATCGTCAGAAATTTGTCGTGTTTGTCAATCTGCTGAGCCTGATAGAAGGGGAGATGCTGCACTAGTTTTCCTGAACATCATTCCCCCTATAGATGCTGATTCACAAGGTGTCGGGGAAAATAGCTCAGGACATAAAGATAATACGAGAAATGCTCATGATGGCGTTGGTGATCCGAAGGACTCTGAAACGGAGCCTACTTTTCTTAAGTTTGTGAGTCCTGAAGGTGAAGTTTTTATCTGTAGTGCAGGTTTGGAAGCTGGGTCCTACCATTATCATGATGCGCTGATTAATCTTGGATGTTCATGCAAGAATGATCTTGCTCTTGTACATTATGCTTGTGCACTTAAGTGGTTCATCAATCATGGATCCACTGTCTGTGAAATTTGTGGAAGCATAGCAACAAATATTAGGACAGCAGATTTCCATAAggttatatttttgttaaagGAATGCGAGAGCTTAAGAGAAAGAACTGCTGCTGGAGAACTTACTCCTGTACATATGCAGTCAAATCCACGTGCGGATCCTGATGCAGTCGCTGCTATTCGATTGCTGAGACTTACTGAGATCTCTTTGTGGTTTAATCCACAGAACCATTTCACTACATTGTCACAAGGCACCATTGATCAAGCTTCCACCATTCCTGCTGAGGAAACTAGCTCCAATGTGAACCGTGCCACCAAATGGGCTGTAGAAAGTGCTGGGATACTAGTAGCCACCGGACTGCTCACGATAACCCTTGCATGGCTTATTGCACCTCGCATTGGAAAG AAAACTGCTAGAAGTGGCCTCCACATTTTCCTGGGAGGGCTTTGCGCCTTGACCATTGTCGTGTTCCTTCGATTT GTATGTGCTGTGGCAAGGAGGGTGATATTGTCCAATCATAATCGTCAGTATGGCTTCAATCCACCTTATGCCTAG
- the LOC116245910 gene encoding uncharacterized protein LOC116245910 isoform X2 codes for MIMVVQEDHVQSCESGTEDCKTTSISEAEKEESQETTSTSYEGADEEESSEICRVCQSAEPDRRGDAALVFLNIIPPIDADSQGVGENSSGHKDNTRNAHDGVGDPKDSETEPTFLKFVSPEGEVFICSAGLEAGSYHYHDALINLGCSCKNDLALVHYACALKWFINHGSTVCEICGSIATNIRTADFHKVIFLLKECESLRERTAAGELTPVHMQSNPRADPDAVAAIRLLRLTEISLWFNPQNHFTTLSQGTIDQASTIPAEETSSNVNRATKWAVESAGILVATGLLTITLAWLIAPRIGKKTARSGLHIFLGGLCALTIVVFLRFGEECHFCL; via the exons ATGATAATGGTTGTGCAAGAAGACCATGTTCAATCTTGCGAATCTGGAACTGAGGACTGtaaaacaacttcaatttctGAAGCCGAAAAGGAGGAGAGCCAGGAGACCACCTCTACATCTTATGAAGGTGCAGACGAGGAAGAATCGTCAGAAATTTGTCGTGTTTGTCAATCTGCTGAGCCTGATAGAAGGGGAGATGCTGCACTAGTTTTCCTGAACATCATTCCCCCTATAGATGCTGATTCACAAGGTGTCGGGGAAAATAGCTCAGGACATAAAGATAATACGAGAAATGCTCATGATGGCGTTGGTGATCCGAAGGACTCTGAAACGGAGCCTACTTTTCTTAAGTTTGTGAGTCCTGAAGGTGAAGTTTTTATCTGTAGTGCAGGTTTGGAAGCTGGGTCCTACCATTATCATGATGCGCTGATTAATCTTGGATGTTCATGCAAGAATGATCTTGCTCTTGTACATTATGCTTGTGCACTTAAGTGGTTCATCAATCATGGATCCACTGTCTGTGAAATTTGTGGAAGCATAGCAACAAATATTAGGACAGCAGATTTCCATAAggttatatttttgttaaagGAATGCGAGAGCTTAAGAGAAAGAACTGCTGCTGGAGAACTTACTCCTGTACATATGCAGTCAAATCCACGTGCGGATCCTGATGCAGTCGCTGCTATTCGATTGCTGAGACTTACTGAGATCTCTTTGTGGTTTAATCCACAGAACCATTTCACTACATTGTCACAAGGCACCATTGATCAAGCTTCCACCATTCCTGCTGAGGAAACTAGCTCCAATGTGAACCGTGCCACCAAATGGGCTGTAGAAAGTGCTGGGATACTAGTAGCCACCGGACTGCTCACGATAACCCTTGCATGGCTTATTGCACCTCGCATTGGAAAG AAAACTGCTAGAAGTGGCCTCCACATTTTCCTGGGAGGGCTTTGCGCCTTGACCATTGTCGTGTTCCTTCGATTT GGTGAGGAGTGTCACTTCTGTCTTTGA
- the LOC116249982 gene encoding single-stranded DNA-binding protein, mitochondrial has translation MQQSKISTLVSRLLQHSRRSPLNSNCFGLQRGPQLCYSTISYGEFEEAHTDLPNDEELIPNKREIQPQGVDPKKGWNFRGVHRAIICGRLGQAPVQKILRNGRTVTIFTVGTGGMFDQRTIWSENMPRPVQWHRIVVHNEALGAYAVQKLMKDSPVYVEGDIETRVYNDSINGLVKNVPEICIRRDGKVRLIRTSEGISSASLDDLREGLF, from the exons ATGCAGCAATCAAAGATCAGTACACTTGTATCTAGACTTTTACAACATTCAAGGAGGAGCCCGTTAAATTCAAATTGTTTTG GTCTGCAAAGAGGACCACAACTATGTTACTCTACCATCTCATATGGGGAGTTTGAGGAGGCCCACACTGATCTGCCGAATGACGAGGAGCTGATTCCTAACAAAAGAGAGATCCAACCACAAGGAGTGGACCCAAAAAAGGGTTGGAATTTCAGAGGCGTACACCGG GCAATTATTTGTGGTAGACTTGGACAAGCTCCGGTTCAGAAAATCCTCAGGAATGGCCGGACTGTAACCATTTTCACAGTGGGAACAGGAGGCATGTTTGACCAAAGAACTATCTGGTCAGAGAACATGCCAAGACCAGTTCAGTGGCACAGGATTGTTGTACATAATGAAGCGCTTGGTGCATATGCTGTTCAAAAACTTATGAAAGA CTCACCAGTTTATGTTGAAGGGGACATTGAGACAAGAGTCTATAATGACAGCATCAATGGGCTGGTGAAAAATGTCCCTGAGATATGCATCCGGCGTGATG GCAAGGTTCGCCTTATTAGGACATCTGAAGGCATCAGCAGTGCTTCACTTGATGACCTAA GAGAAGGCTTATTTTAG
- the LOC116245345 gene encoding uncharacterized protein LOC116245345, whose translation MNGFEYRGIGGEAASNEATTSNSGMPSPSNVYRHQSADSAFARHISSRVKSTFIIKAPPTERKLECTLEELCQGCVKNILIAREVTGMNGKTVLEQEKLKIKVKPGWRTGTKITFECLGDERPGMLPADLVFLIVEKHHPLFRRDGNDLILVIEVPLVKALTGCTLSIPLLGGEKMCLALSDVIYPGYEKIIKGQGMPDIKEQGKKGDLRVQFQVKFPAHLSKKQQDDIRELFKDMPTS comes from the exons ATGAACGGATTTGAGTACAGGGGCATTGGTGGAGAAGCTGCAAGCAATGAGGCAACCACCTCAAACTCGGGCATGCCTTCTCCTTCCAATGTTTACAGGCATCAGTCCGCTGACAGCGCGTTCGCCAGGCACATATCCAGTCGTGTGAAATCAACGTTCATAATCAAGGCTCCACCCACCGAACGCAAACTCGAGTGCACTTTGGAGGAGCTTTGCCAAGGCTGTGTCAAGAATATCCTTATCGCTAGAGAGGTCACCGGAATGAATGG GAAGACAGTTCTAGAGCAGGAGAAATTGAAGATAAAAGTGAAGCCCGGGTGGAGGACAGGGACCAAGATCACATTTGAATGTTTGGGTGATGAGCGGCCGGGCATGCTTCCAGCCGACTTGGTATTCTTGATAGTGGAGAAGCATCATCCTTTGTTCAGGAGGGATGGAAATGACCTGATCTTGGTGATTGAAGTCCCATTAGTCAAGGCTCTTACTGGATGTACACTTTCTATACCGCTTCTTGGAGGAGAGAAGATGTGTTTGGCATTGAGTGACGTCATATATCCCGGCTATGAGAAGATAATTAAGGGCCAAGGAATGCCTGACATAAAAGAGCAAGGGAAGAAAGGGGACCTCCGGGTCCAGTTTCAAGTAAAATTTCCTGCACACTTGAgtaagaaacaacaagatgaCATCAGGGAACTGTTTAAAGACATGCCTACTTCTTGA
- the LOC116266833 gene encoding putative disease resistance protein RGA1 isoform X2, whose amino-acid sequence MAEELAKAAISSLLSSVDLIKAKFNAFKNAEGELKKLESKLEDIRAAIQTANRMPFFNNERVRDWVWKLKDVLYDAEDTIDEYRTSTSSGKKRKAIMSASKSFNRYQLGNNMKSINERLEEIHRERETLGLYKLFEATQSSGTGQNPTSTKHYRETTSLISWQGTVGREVDKKRILESLQLRSFTHGTKCNVSVISITGQGGIGKTTLAKMVFNEVEEEFGKNRWWVCVSEKPDLKELVRKILESVTEKSPDYTQLELLCKCLKKELSDKRFLLVLDDVWDLEWWEQIKTLLVEGAVGSAVLITTRKKQVSGDVNSIYMHKLERLSQEESWHLFVINALKEDKSEYDLVRENVKDIGERIVQKCGGLPLVIQTVGRLLRSKKIGRHEWTVAEKSGIWEWKMPSSSSPYGDILPGLVLSYDDLSPCLKNCFVYCSVYPKDYEIQKNELIMQWIAHGLVEEANGVDMEARANDYLNDLIDRCLIEETKKGVKLHDILHDLALYIGGKEYSHNSATEHTRHLSLTGGSFIAQSELQTSKLHTLLSSCSCGINSLGKVRSLRVLSLIGADIKELPDCIGDLALLKYLGLSGTWVKSLPSSIGRLYNLQTLNLDGSHIEELPKEIGELCNLRYLGLEKTDKLTFVAEGLGKLTHLRTLCKFLACENGCSIRELKELNKLKGSLNIMGLGSITTMTDAGEAQLNKKKSITALRLDFSMPNGATSRTADDDTGELQNESKRQGGILEALQPPHGLENLELSCYKGGALPSTWYLESNYANLQTLRLSCCSHLGTMPVVPALKSLTLEKCDDLMLLTSMPALVKLEVKECNKLNSVANMPVLRKLKLSSCQVLNDLPCFPSLEELKLQYLNIFRGWPMEKGQEGTTAMPHLRTLEVSGCAELKALPPCLESLEEMTMFGLPKWEGFEGGTGEAAALPCLKNAQLVMCPNMQMEGLLPALSKGHEIELQQLTVLVSPCARLKLDAFTRLPKLTELRTSNELLQCGDGDEPPLPSQVSSFLPSLRILHLWGGEPNANWGKVPDWVWGLTQVEEIWLYDFPEQTSLGGGHWQNFKQLKGLYIRKFPKLRYLVDMLPRPANAAEEEEEGEHGSAGLVPEQEQIASLSRLEDLDCYNCPLLLLPRDYLPGVRISYK is encoded by the coding sequence ATGGCAGAAGAGCTCGcaaaggctgccatttcctcgcTGTTGAGTTCTGTGGATTTGATCAAAGCAAAGTTTAATGCCTTCAAGAATGCAGAAGGGGAGCTCAAGAAACTCGAGAGCAAGCTCGAGGATATTCGAGCAGCCATTCAAACTGCAAACCGCATGCCTTTTTTCAACAACGAGCGCGTCAGAGACTGGGTGTGGAAGCTAAAGGATGTTCTCTATGATGCCGAGGACACCATCGACGAATACAGAACGAGCACCTCTtcgggaaagaaaagaaaggccatCATGTCTGCTAGCAAGAGCTTTAATCGTTACCAACTTGGAAATAATATGAAGAGCATAAATGAAAGGCTCGAAGAAAtacacagagagagggagacattGGGTTTATATAAACTCTTTGAAGCTACACAAAGCAGTGGTACTGGTCAGAATCCCACGAGTACTAAACATTACAGAGAAACCACCTCCCTTATAAGTTGGCAGGGTACAGTGGGCAGGGAGGTCGATAAGAAAAGGATATTAGAAAGTCTCCAACTTAGAAGCTTTACCCATGGTACAAAATGTAATGTCTCTGTCATCTCGATCACAGGGCAGGGGGGAATTGGCAAAACAACTCTTGCTAaaatggtatttaatgaagttgaagaagagtttGGGAAAAACAGATGGTGGGTATGTGTCTCAGAGAAACCAGACCTCAAGGAATTGGTGAGAAAGATACTAGAGTCAGTTACCGAAAAGTCCCCTGACTATACCCAATTGGAGCTGCTATGCAAGTGCCTAAAGAAAGAGTTATCAGacaaaagatttttgttggTTCTAGATGATGTATGGGATTTAGAGTGGTGGGAACAAATAAAGACCCTGTTGGTAGAGGGTGCAGTGGGTAGTGCAGTTCTGATAACCACTAGGAAGAAACAAGTCTCTGGTGATGTTAACTCAATATACATGCATAAACTGGAGCGATTATCTCAAGAAGAAAGCTGGCACTTGTTTGTGATAAATGCACTGAAAGAAGACAAGAGTGAATACGACTTGGTAAGGGAAAATGTGAAAGATATCGGGGAAAGAATAGTACAAAAATGTGGCGGCTTGCCGCTTGTGATCCAAACAGTCGGGCGTTTGTTGCGTTCAAAGAAGATAGGGAGGCATGAATGGACAGTTGCGGAGAAGAGCGGGATCTGGGAATGGAAAATGccctcatcttcttctccatatGGTGACATTCTTCCTGGACTGGTGCTAAGCTACGATGACTTGTCACCTTGTTTGAAGAACTGCTTTGTCTATTGCAGTGTGTACCCAAAGGATTAtgaaatacaaaagaatgagttgATCATGCAATGGATAGCCCATGGATTAGTTGAAGAAGCTAACGGGGTTGACATGGAAGCGAGAGCAAACGATTATCTTAATGATTTGATAGACCGATGCTtgatagaagaaacaaaaaagggtGTCAAACTGCATGATATTCTACATGATCTTGCCCTGTACATTGGTGGAAAAGAATACAGTCATAATTCTGCAACTGAGCACACCCGCCACTTGTCTCTTACGGGCGGCTCTTTTATTGCTCAAAGTGAATTGCAAACAAGTAAGCTGCATACATTGCTGAGTAGCTGCAGCTGTGGAATTAATAGCCTAGGCAAGGTCAGGAGCTTGAGAGTGTTGTCATTGATAGGTGCTGATATAAAAGAGTTGCCAGATTGCATTGGAGACCTTGCGCTTTTGAAATATCTTGGTCTAAGTGGCACTTGGGTGAAGAGTTTGCCTAGTTCAATAGGTAGACTCTACAACTTGCAGACACTGAATTTAGATGGCAGCCATATAGAggagttgcccaaggaaataggGGAACTttgcaacttgaggtatcttggatTGGAAAAGACAGACAAATTAACATTTGTGGCTGAAGGACTTGGTAAGCTTACGCATTTAAGGACCCTATGCAAGTTCCTTGCGTGTGAAAATGGGTGCAGTATTAGGGAGTTGAAAGAGTTGAACAAACTGAAGGGAAGTTTGAATATAATGGGGTTGGGGAGTATCACTACCATGACAGACGCAGGTGAAGCACAACTCAACAAAAAGAAGAGCATAACCGCCCTGCGTTTGGATTTCTCGATGCCCAATGGCGCAACCAGCAGAACTGCTGATGATGATACAGGGGAATTACAGAATGAATCAAAGAGACAGGGTGGTATACTAGAGGCTTTACAGCCTCCACATGGCCTCGAGAACTTGGAGCTATCCTGCTACAAAGGAGGCGCGCTGCCAAGCACTTGGTATCTGGAGTCCAACTATGCCAATCTGCAGACATTGAGGTTGTCCTGTTGCTCTCACTTGGGGACGATGCCCGTCGTGCCTGCGCTCAAGTCATTGACATTGGAAAAATGTGACGACCTTATGCTGCTAACTAGCATGCCCGCCCTTGTGAAGCTTGAAGTGAAGGAATGCAATAAATTGAATTCAGTTGCAAACATGCCCGTCTTAAGGAAGTTGAAGTTGTCGTCCTGTCAGGTGCTAAACGATCTCCCATGCTTTCCTTCACTTGAGGAACTCAAGCTGCAGTACTTGAACATTTTCAGAGGATGGCCGATGGAGAAAGGGCAAGAAGGGACCACTGCCATGCCACACCTCAGAACACTGGAAGTGTCAGGTTGCGCAGAGCTCAAGGCCTTGCCTCCATGTCTAGAATCGCTTGAAGAAATGACAATGTTTGGTTTACCCAAATGGGAGGGATTTGAAGGGGGAACAGGGGAAGCTGCAGCACTGCCATGCCTAAAAAATGCGCAATTGGTGATGTGCCCAAATATGCAGATGGAAGGGCTCCTCCCTGCTTTATCAAAGGGTCATGAGATCGAGCTTCAACAATTGACTGTACTGGTGAGCCCATGTGCGAGACTCAAGTTGGACGCCTTCACTCGTCTGCCCAAACTCACGGAGCTCAGGACAAGCAACGAGTTGTTGCAATGTGGAGATGGTGATGAACCGCCATTGCCATCACAGGTATCCTcgtttctaccctccctcaggATTCTACATTTGTGGGGAGGGGAACCCAATGCCAATTGGGGAAAGGTGCCAGATTGGGTGTGGGGTCTCACCCAAGTGGAAGAGATATGGCTGTATGATTTCCCAGAGCAGACAAGTTTGGGAGGAGGCCACTGGCAAAACTTCAAACAGCTTAAAGGGCTCTATATAAGAAAGTTCCCCAAACTGAGGTATCTTGTGGACATGCTTCCCCGACCTGCAAAtgcagcagaggaagaagaagagggggagCATGGTAGTGCAGGATTGGTGCCAGAACAAGAACAGATCGCGTCGCTCTCAAGGCTTGAAGATTTGGATTGTTACAACTGCCCCTTGCTTTTATTGCCTAGAGACTACTTGCCAGGCGTCCGTATTAGCTACAAATAA
- the LOC116266833 gene encoding putative disease resistance protein RGA1 isoform X1, whose protein sequence is MPASLFLRWKDFSQFGSAISCILKQTDMAEELAKAAISSLLSSVDLIKAKFNAFKNAEGELKKLESKLEDIRAAIQTANRMPFFNNERVRDWVWKLKDVLYDAEDTIDEYRTSTSSGKKRKAIMSASKSFNRYQLGNNMKSINERLEEIHRERETLGLYKLFEATQSSGTGQNPTSTKHYRETTSLISWQGTVGREVDKKRILESLQLRSFTHGTKCNVSVISITGQGGIGKTTLAKMVFNEVEEEFGKNRWWVCVSEKPDLKELVRKILESVTEKSPDYTQLELLCKCLKKELSDKRFLLVLDDVWDLEWWEQIKTLLVEGAVGSAVLITTRKKQVSGDVNSIYMHKLERLSQEESWHLFVINALKEDKSEYDLVRENVKDIGERIVQKCGGLPLVIQTVGRLLRSKKIGRHEWTVAEKSGIWEWKMPSSSSPYGDILPGLVLSYDDLSPCLKNCFVYCSVYPKDYEIQKNELIMQWIAHGLVEEANGVDMEARANDYLNDLIDRCLIEETKKGVKLHDILHDLALYIGGKEYSHNSATEHTRHLSLTGGSFIAQSELQTSKLHTLLSSCSCGINSLGKVRSLRVLSLIGADIKELPDCIGDLALLKYLGLSGTWVKSLPSSIGRLYNLQTLNLDGSHIEELPKEIGELCNLRYLGLEKTDKLTFVAEGLGKLTHLRTLCKFLACENGCSIRELKELNKLKGSLNIMGLGSITTMTDAGEAQLNKKKSITALRLDFSMPNGATSRTADDDTGELQNESKRQGGILEALQPPHGLENLELSCYKGGALPSTWYLESNYANLQTLRLSCCSHLGTMPVVPALKSLTLEKCDDLMLLTSMPALVKLEVKECNKLNSVANMPVLRKLKLSSCQVLNDLPCFPSLEELKLQYLNIFRGWPMEKGQEGTTAMPHLRTLEVSGCAELKALPPCLESLEEMTMFGLPKWEGFEGGTGEAAALPCLKNAQLVMCPNMQMEGLLPALSKGHEIELQQLTVLVSPCARLKLDAFTRLPKLTELRTSNELLQCGDGDEPPLPSQVSSFLPSLRILHLWGGEPNANWGKVPDWVWGLTQVEEIWLYDFPEQTSLGGGHWQNFKQLKGLYIRKFPKLRYLVDMLPRPANAAEEEEEGEHGSAGLVPEQEQIASLSRLEDLDCYNCPLLLLPRDYLPGVRISYK, encoded by the coding sequence ATGCCTGCTTCTTTGTTTCTAAGGTGGAAAGATTTCTCTCAGTTTGGCTCTGCCATCAGCTGTATTCTCAAGCAAACAGACATGGCAGAAGAGCTCGcaaaggctgccatttcctcgcTGTTGAGTTCTGTGGATTTGATCAAAGCAAAGTTTAATGCCTTCAAGAATGCAGAAGGGGAGCTCAAGAAACTCGAGAGCAAGCTCGAGGATATTCGAGCAGCCATTCAAACTGCAAACCGCATGCCTTTTTTCAACAACGAGCGCGTCAGAGACTGGGTGTGGAAGCTAAAGGATGTTCTCTATGATGCCGAGGACACCATCGACGAATACAGAACGAGCACCTCTtcgggaaagaaaagaaaggccatCATGTCTGCTAGCAAGAGCTTTAATCGTTACCAACTTGGAAATAATATGAAGAGCATAAATGAAAGGCTCGAAGAAAtacacagagagagggagacattGGGTTTATATAAACTCTTTGAAGCTACACAAAGCAGTGGTACTGGTCAGAATCCCACGAGTACTAAACATTACAGAGAAACCACCTCCCTTATAAGTTGGCAGGGTACAGTGGGCAGGGAGGTCGATAAGAAAAGGATATTAGAAAGTCTCCAACTTAGAAGCTTTACCCATGGTACAAAATGTAATGTCTCTGTCATCTCGATCACAGGGCAGGGGGGAATTGGCAAAACAACTCTTGCTAaaatggtatttaatgaagttgaagaagagtttGGGAAAAACAGATGGTGGGTATGTGTCTCAGAGAAACCAGACCTCAAGGAATTGGTGAGAAAGATACTAGAGTCAGTTACCGAAAAGTCCCCTGACTATACCCAATTGGAGCTGCTATGCAAGTGCCTAAAGAAAGAGTTATCAGacaaaagatttttgttggTTCTAGATGATGTATGGGATTTAGAGTGGTGGGAACAAATAAAGACCCTGTTGGTAGAGGGTGCAGTGGGTAGTGCAGTTCTGATAACCACTAGGAAGAAACAAGTCTCTGGTGATGTTAACTCAATATACATGCATAAACTGGAGCGATTATCTCAAGAAGAAAGCTGGCACTTGTTTGTGATAAATGCACTGAAAGAAGACAAGAGTGAATACGACTTGGTAAGGGAAAATGTGAAAGATATCGGGGAAAGAATAGTACAAAAATGTGGCGGCTTGCCGCTTGTGATCCAAACAGTCGGGCGTTTGTTGCGTTCAAAGAAGATAGGGAGGCATGAATGGACAGTTGCGGAGAAGAGCGGGATCTGGGAATGGAAAATGccctcatcttcttctccatatGGTGACATTCTTCCTGGACTGGTGCTAAGCTACGATGACTTGTCACCTTGTTTGAAGAACTGCTTTGTCTATTGCAGTGTGTACCCAAAGGATTAtgaaatacaaaagaatgagttgATCATGCAATGGATAGCCCATGGATTAGTTGAAGAAGCTAACGGGGTTGACATGGAAGCGAGAGCAAACGATTATCTTAATGATTTGATAGACCGATGCTtgatagaagaaacaaaaaagggtGTCAAACTGCATGATATTCTACATGATCTTGCCCTGTACATTGGTGGAAAAGAATACAGTCATAATTCTGCAACTGAGCACACCCGCCACTTGTCTCTTACGGGCGGCTCTTTTATTGCTCAAAGTGAATTGCAAACAAGTAAGCTGCATACATTGCTGAGTAGCTGCAGCTGTGGAATTAATAGCCTAGGCAAGGTCAGGAGCTTGAGAGTGTTGTCATTGATAGGTGCTGATATAAAAGAGTTGCCAGATTGCATTGGAGACCTTGCGCTTTTGAAATATCTTGGTCTAAGTGGCACTTGGGTGAAGAGTTTGCCTAGTTCAATAGGTAGACTCTACAACTTGCAGACACTGAATTTAGATGGCAGCCATATAGAggagttgcccaaggaaataggGGAACTttgcaacttgaggtatcttggatTGGAAAAGACAGACAAATTAACATTTGTGGCTGAAGGACTTGGTAAGCTTACGCATTTAAGGACCCTATGCAAGTTCCTTGCGTGTGAAAATGGGTGCAGTATTAGGGAGTTGAAAGAGTTGAACAAACTGAAGGGAAGTTTGAATATAATGGGGTTGGGGAGTATCACTACCATGACAGACGCAGGTGAAGCACAACTCAACAAAAAGAAGAGCATAACCGCCCTGCGTTTGGATTTCTCGATGCCCAATGGCGCAACCAGCAGAACTGCTGATGATGATACAGGGGAATTACAGAATGAATCAAAGAGACAGGGTGGTATACTAGAGGCTTTACAGCCTCCACATGGCCTCGAGAACTTGGAGCTATCCTGCTACAAAGGAGGCGCGCTGCCAAGCACTTGGTATCTGGAGTCCAACTATGCCAATCTGCAGACATTGAGGTTGTCCTGTTGCTCTCACTTGGGGACGATGCCCGTCGTGCCTGCGCTCAAGTCATTGACATTGGAAAAATGTGACGACCTTATGCTGCTAACTAGCATGCCCGCCCTTGTGAAGCTTGAAGTGAAGGAATGCAATAAATTGAATTCAGTTGCAAACATGCCCGTCTTAAGGAAGTTGAAGTTGTCGTCCTGTCAGGTGCTAAACGATCTCCCATGCTTTCCTTCACTTGAGGAACTCAAGCTGCAGTACTTGAACATTTTCAGAGGATGGCCGATGGAGAAAGGGCAAGAAGGGACCACTGCCATGCCACACCTCAGAACACTGGAAGTGTCAGGTTGCGCAGAGCTCAAGGCCTTGCCTCCATGTCTAGAATCGCTTGAAGAAATGACAATGTTTGGTTTACCCAAATGGGAGGGATTTGAAGGGGGAACAGGGGAAGCTGCAGCACTGCCATGCCTAAAAAATGCGCAATTGGTGATGTGCCCAAATATGCAGATGGAAGGGCTCCTCCCTGCTTTATCAAAGGGTCATGAGATCGAGCTTCAACAATTGACTGTACTGGTGAGCCCATGTGCGAGACTCAAGTTGGACGCCTTCACTCGTCTGCCCAAACTCACGGAGCTCAGGACAAGCAACGAGTTGTTGCAATGTGGAGATGGTGATGAACCGCCATTGCCATCACAGGTATCCTcgtttctaccctccctcaggATTCTACATTTGTGGGGAGGGGAACCCAATGCCAATTGGGGAAAGGTGCCAGATTGGGTGTGGGGTCTCACCCAAGTGGAAGAGATATGGCTGTATGATTTCCCAGAGCAGACAAGTTTGGGAGGAGGCCACTGGCAAAACTTCAAACAGCTTAAAGGGCTCTATATAAGAAAGTTCCCCAAACTGAGGTATCTTGTGGACATGCTTCCCCGACCTGCAAAtgcagcagaggaagaagaagagggggagCATGGTAGTGCAGGATTGGTGCCAGAACAAGAACAGATCGCGTCGCTCTCAAGGCTTGAAGATTTGGATTGTTACAACTGCCCCTTGCTTTTATTGCCTAGAGACTACTTGCCAGGCGTCCGTATTAGCTACAAATAA